From Schistocerca americana isolate TAMUIC-IGC-003095 chromosome 11, iqSchAmer2.1, whole genome shotgun sequence, the proteins below share one genomic window:
- the LOC124553498 gene encoding uncharacterized protein LOC124553498 produces the protein MHYINSDCRLNKYVLMCSAFPDCPKTGSNIRNELEDGLETMGVSREDIAKITFVTDQDSNIVKALEVYQRLPCMAHSINTVLKHVLSEQFLKENVPNILAILNTVRATVSYFKRRGLCVRLNSSLKQWVSTRWNSYFDMLVSVHSQIDSVKAVLHNEGASDKMLGYGHHITGQLIEFLKPFKEATVDLESDKDPTLHLVLPWFYALKTHCTVRDNDEEDMKPLKQAADAFLEQKMCVSMLHKIATFMVANYRTLRKLTEDEKIEVYQAARQMCAEGKLKDDFNKIKSESFQNKEVPFVSFNRQGDKGEMKDPNWQLISDFYVNKPKREKILKNLVAY, from the exons atgcattacataaattcagactgtcgtttgaataaatatgtactgatgtgctctgcgtttcctgactgcccaaaaactggctcgaatattcgaaacgagttggaagatggcttagaaactatgggcgtttctcgtgaagacattgccaaaattacgtttgtcacagaccaggacagtaacattgtcaaagctctcgaagtatatcagcgtcttccatgcatggctcatagtataaacacagtcttgaaacatgttctgagcgaacagtttttgaaagaaaatgttccaaatatattagccattcttaatacagtgcgggctacggtttcgtacttcaagagaagaggtctctgtgtgagactgaactcatctttaaagcagtgggtttcaactcgttggaatagttattttgacatgcttgtatcagtccattctcagattgattcagtgaaggctgttttacataatgaaggtgcctctgataaaatgctgggttatggccaccatataactggccagcttatagaatttcttaagccgtttaaagaagccacagttgatctagagagtgacaaggatccaaccctacatttagttctaccgtggttttatgccttaaaaactcactgtaccgtacgggataacgatgaagag gacatgaaacctttgaaacaagccgctgatgccttcctagaacagaaaatgtgcgttagtatgttgcataaaattgcaacgtttatggtggctaactaccgcacattaagaaagttaaccgaggatgaaaaaattgaagtttaccaagcagcacgacagatgtgtgctgaag GAAAATTAAAGGATGActtcaataaaataaaaagtgaatcGTTTCAAAACAAAGAAGTACCATTTGTTTCTTTTAACAGACAAGGCGATAAGGGCGAGATGAAGGACCCTAACTGGCAATTGATTTCTGATTTCTATGTCAATAAACCAAAGAGGGAGAAAATTCTAAAAAATTTGGTGGCATACTAA